In Eschrichtius robustus isolate mEscRob2 chromosome 11, mEscRob2.pri, whole genome shotgun sequence, the following proteins share a genomic window:
- the CDC42BPG gene encoding serine/threonine-protein kinase MRCK gamma isoform X5: protein MERRLRALERLARCEAGGGPGLDGLLDLLLGLHQELSSAPLRRERNVAQFLNWVSPFIAKVKELQLQRDDFEILKVIGRGAFGEVAVVRQRDSGQIFAMKMLHKWEMLKRAETACFREERDVLVKGDSRWVTALHYAFQDEEYLYLVMDYYAGGDLLTLLSRFEDRLPPEMAQFYLAEMVLAIHSLHQLGYVHRDVKPDNVLLDMNGHIRLADFGSCLRLNNSGMVDSSVAVGTPDYISPEILQAMEEGRGHYGPQCDWWSLGVCAYELLFGETPFYAESLVETYGKIMNHEDHLQFPPDAPDVPASAQDLIRQLLCRQEERLGHGGLDDFRNHPFFEGVDWERLATSTAPYIPEVRGPMDTSNFDVDDDTLNHPGTLPPPSHGTFLGHHLPFVGFTYTSGSLGPESSSEQLAALERKLRCLEQEKVELSRKLQEALQTPSDHRELEQLRKEVQTLQDRLSETLRDSKVDGHPAGSSGQDSDLRQERDQLLQELVEARAGLRAQEQELCRAQGWQEELLQKLQEAQEREVAMASETQALNSQLEEAWDAQRETIHTASETNGTGLPEGSRPQEAQLRQEVAALRVQLEQARGHGPSGKEAALRRLQEENQQLSREQQRLVDELEREQQSKQRLEGEQRETESNWEAQIADILSWVNDEKVSRGYLQALATKMAEELESLRNVGTQTLPARPLDHQWKARRLQKMEASARLELQSALEAEIRAKQGLQERLTQVQEAQLRAESRLQEVERQNQGLQQELATLREELRAHGPGDTKPSNSLIPFLSFRSSEDSTKDPGVSGEALKPRLEPELRPEGRRSLRLGTVFPRTPAATTPPAEGPPAKPGSHTLRPRSFPSPTKCLHCTSLMLGLGRQGLGCDACGYFCHSTCAPQAPPCPVPPDLLHTALGVHPETGTGTAYEGFLSVPRPSGVRRGWQRVFAALSDSRLLLFDAPDPRLSPASGALLQALDLRDPQFSATPVLASDVIHAQSKDLPRIFRVTASQLTVPPATCTVLLLAESEGERERWLQVLGELQQLLLDARPRPRPVYTLKEAYDNGLPLLPHALCAAIIDQKRLALGTEEGLFVIHLHSNDIFQVGECRRVQRLAVTPTAGLLVVLCGRGPSVRLFALAELENVEASGAKIPESRGCQALAAGRILQARTPVLCVAVKRQVLCYQLGPGPGPWQRRIRELQAPAPVQSLGLLGDRLCVGAAGTFTLYPLLNEAAPLALGASLVPEELLPSRGGLGEALGAVELSLSEFLLLFTTAGVYVDSAGRKSRIQELLWPAVPTGWGSWCDGLQPGREGQRSFHEQSPVSGYAAPYLTVFSENAIDVFDVRRAEWVQTVPLKKVRPLNPEGSLFLFGTEKVRLTYLRNPLADTDEFDIPNLTDNSRRQLFRTKSKRRFFFRVSEEQLQQQRREMLKDPFVRSKLISTPTNFNHLVHVGPADGRPSARDLPPVSAPEEKGLGARSSGPQRPHSFSEASRRPASMSSDGLAGDADHMKRKPWTSLSSESVSCPQGSLSPVASLIQVSERPRSLPPAPESESSP, encoded by the exons ATGGAGCGGCGGTTGCGCGCGCTGGAGCGGCTGGCGCGGTGCGAGGCCGGCGGCGGCCCGGGGCTCGACGGCCTCCTGGATCTGCTGCTGGGGCTGCACCAAGAGCTCAGCAGCGCCCCCCTGCGGCGGGAGCGCAACGTGGCGCAGTTCCTGAACTGGG TCAGCCCCTTCATAGCAAAGGTGAAAGAGCTGCAGCTGCAGAGAGATGACTTTGAGATCTTGAAGGTGATCGGCCGAGGGGCCTTCGGGGAG GTCGCTGTGGTGAGGCAGAGGGACAGTGGCCAGATTTTTGCCATGAAAATGTTGCACAAGTGGGAGATGCTGAAGAGGGCCGAG ACGGCCTGTTTCCGGGAGGAGCGGGACGTTCTGGTGAAGGGGGACAGCCGCTGGGTGACCGCTCTGCATTACGCCTTCCAAGATGAGGAGTACCTG TACCTGGTGATGGACTACTACGCTGGAGGGGACCTCCTCACTCTGCTGAGCCGCTTTGAGGACCGTCTCCCGCCCGAGATGGCCCAGTTCTACCTGGCCGAGATGGTGCTGGCCATCCACTCGCTGCATCAGCTGGGCTACGTCCACAG GGACGTCAAGCCGGACAATGTCCTGCTGGACATGAACGGGCACATCCGCTTGGCCGACTTTGGCTCCTGCCTACGGCTCAACAACAGTGGCATG GTGGATTCGTCGGTGGCAGTGGGGACGCCCGACTACATCTCCCCTGAGATCCTGCAGGCcatggaggagggcaggggccacTACGGCCCACAGTGTGACTGGTGGTCCCTGGGGGTCTGTGCCTACGAGCTGCTCTTTGGGGAGACGCCCTTCTACGCTGAATCCCTGGTGGAAACCTACGGCAAGATCATGAACCACGAG GACCACCTGCAGTTCCCCCCAGATGCGCCCGATGTGCCGGCCAGTGCCCAAGACCTGATCCGCCAGCTGCTGTGCCGCCAGGAGGAGCGTCTGGGCCACGGAGGGCTGGACGACTTCCGGAACCACCCCTTCTTCGAAGGTGTGGACTGGGAGCGGCTGGCGACGAGCACTGCCCCTTACATCCCCGAGGTTCGCGGGCCCATGGACACCTCCAACTTCGACGTGGATGACGACACCCTCAACCATCCA GGGACCCTGCCGCCACCCTCCCACGGGACCTTCTTAGGCCACCACCTGCCATTCGTGGGTTTCACCTATACCTCAGGCAG TCTGGGCCCTGAGAGCAGTTCTGAGCAGTTGGCTGCCCTGGAGCGGAAGCTCCGCTGTTTGGAGCAGGAGAAGGTGGAGCTGAGCCGGAAGCTCCAAG AGGCTCTGCAGACCCCCTCAGACCATCGGGAGCTGGAGCAGCTACGGAAGGAAGTGCAGACTCTGCAGGACAGGCTGTCAG AGACGCTGAGGGACAGCAAGGTGGACGGGCACCCGGCTGGTAGCTCAGGCCAGGACAGTGACCTGCGGCAGGAGAGAGACCAGCTCCTCCAG GAGCTGGTTGAGGCTCGGGCAGGGCTGCGGGCGCAGGAGCAGGAGCTGTGCAGGGCCCAGGGGTGGCAGGAGGAGCTGCTCCAGAAGCTGCAGGAGGCCCAGGAGAGAGAGGTGGCCATGGCCAGCGAGACCCAGGCCCTGAACTCCCAGCTGGAGGAAGCCTGGGATGCCCAGAGGGAG ACCATCCACACCGCCTCTGAGACCAACGGCACAGGATTGCCTGAGGGCAGCAGGCCTCAGGAAGCACAGCTGAGGCAGGAGGTAGCTGCCCTGCGTGTGCAGCTGGAGCAGGCCCGCGGCCACGG GCCGAGTGGGAAGGAGGCGGCTCTGCGGCGGCTGCAGGAGGAGAACCAGCAGCTGAGCCGCGAGCAGCAGCGG CTGGTGGACGAGCTGGAGCGGGAGCAGCAGAGCAAGCAGAGACTGGAGGGCGAGCAGCGGGAGACGGAGAGCAACTGGGAGGCCCAGATCGCGGACATCCTCAGCTG GGTGAATGACGAGAAGGTGTCAAGAGGCTACCTGCAGGCGCTGGCCACCAAGATGGCCGAGGAGCTGGAGTCCTTGCGGAACGTGGGCACCCAGACTCTCCCTGCCCGGCCGCTG GATCACCAGTGGAAGGCACGGCGGCTGCAGAAGATGGAGGCGTCAGCCAGGCTGGAGCTGCAGTCAGCACTTGAGGCCGAGATACGGGCCAAGCAGGGCCTGCAGGAGCGGCTGACGCAGGTGCAGGAGGCCCAGCTGCGGGCTGAGAG CCGTCTGCAGGAGGTCGAGAGGCAGAACCAGGGCCTGCAGCAGGAGCTGGCTACCCTCCGGGAGGAGCTGCGGGCCCATGGGCCGGGGG ACACCAAGCCCTCAAACTCCCTGATTCCCTTCCTGTCCTTCCGGAGCTCAGAG GATTCCACCAAGGACCCCGGCGTCTCAGGAGAGGCCCTGAAGCCTAGGCTGGAGCCCGAGCTGAGGCCAGAGGGCCGCCGCAGCCTGCGCCTGGGG ACTGTGTTCCCCAGAACGCCTGCTGCTACCACACCCCCTGCAGAAGGTCCTCCTGCAAAG cctggctCACACACGCTGCGCCCCCGGAGCTTCCCATCCCCCACCAAGTGTCTCCACTGCACCTCGCTGATGCTGGGCCTGGGCCGCCAGGGCCTGGGCTGTGACG CTTGCGGCTACTTCTGTCACTCGACTTGTGCCCCACAGGCCCCACCCTGCCCCGTGCCCCCTGACCTCCTCCACACGGCCCTGGGAGTGCACCCTGAAACGGGCACGGGCACCGCCTACGAGGGCTTCTTGTCG GTGCCACGGCCCTCGGGTGTCCGGCGGGGCTGGCAGCGAGTGTTTGCTGCCCTCAGTGACTCGCGCCTGCTGCTCTTTGATGCCCCAGACCCGAGGCTCAGCCCAGCCAGCGGGGCCCTCCTGCAGGCACTGGATCTGAG GGACCCGCAGTTCTCGGCCACCCCTGTCCTGGCCTCGGATGTTATCCACGCCCAATCCAAGGACCTGCCCCGAATCTTTAGG GTGACGGCCTCCCAGCTGACGGTGCCGCCTGCCACGTGCACCGTGCTGCTGTTGGCGGAGAGCGAGGGCGAGCGGGAGCGCTGGCTGCAGGTGCTGGGCGAGCTGCAGCAGCTGCTGCTGGACGCACGGCCCAGGCCCCGGCCGGTGTACACGCTCAAGGAGGCCTACGACAACGGGCTGCCGCTGCTGCCCCACGCGCTCTGCGCCGCCATCATCG aCCAGAAACGGCTTGCTCTGGGCACTGAGGAGGGGCTGTTTGTGATCCACCTGCACAGCAACG ACATCTTCCAGGTGGGTGAGTGCCGGCGGGTGCAGCGGCTGGCTGTGACCCCCACCGCGGGCCTTCTGGTCGTGTTGTGCGGCCGCGGCCCCAGCGTGCGCCTCTTTGCCCTGGCCGAGCTGGAGAATGTGGAGGCATCAGGTGCCAAGATCCCCGAGTCTCGAGGCTGCCAGGCCCTGGCAGCCGGGCGCATCCTGCAGGCCCGCACCCCCGTGCTCTGTGTCGCAGTCAAGCGCCAGGTGCTCTGCTACCAACTGGGTCCAGGCCCGGGGCCCTGGCAGCGCCGCATCCGCGAGCTGCAGGCACCAGCACCTGTGCAGAGCCTGGGGCTGCTGGGTGACCGGCTGTGCGTGGGCGCGGCCGGCACCTTCACCCTCTACCCGCTGCTCAACGAGGCTGCGCCCTTAGCGCTGGGAGCCAGTCTGGTGCCTGAGGAGCTGCTCCCATCCCGCGGGGGCCTGGGTGAGGCCCTGGGCGCTGTGGAGCTCAGTCTCAGTGAGTTCCTGCTGCTCTTCACCACCGCCGGGGTCTATGTGGACAGCGCCGGCCGCAAGTCTCGCATCCAAGAGCTGCTGTGGCCAGCAGTGCCCACGGGTTGGG GTAGCTGGTGTGATGGGCTACAGCCTGGAAGAGAGGGACAGCGCTCCTTTCATGAACAATCGCCCGTCTCGG GTTACGCAGCCCCCTACCTGACAGTGTTTAGCGAGAATGCCATCGATGTGTTTGATGTGAGGAGAGCAGAATGGGTCCAGACGGTGCCACTCAAGAAG GTGCGACCCCTGAACCCAGAGGGCTCCCTGTTCCTCTTTGGCACCGAGAAGGTCCGCCTGACCTACCTCAGGAACCCGCTGGCAG ATACGGACGAGTTCGACATCCCCAACCTCACCGACAACAGCCGGCGCCAGCTGTTCCGCACCAAGAGCAAGCGCCGCTTCTTCTTCCGCGTGTCGGaggagcagctgcagcagcagcgcaG GGAGATGCTGAAGGACCCTTTTGTGCGCTCCAAGCTCATCTCAACGCCCACCAACTTCAACCACCTGGTGCACGTGGGCCCTGCAGACGGAAGGCCCAGCGCCAGGGACCTGCCCCCAGTGAGT GCTCCGGAAGAGAAGGGCCTAGGTGCCCGCAGCTCTGGCCCGCAGCGGCCCCACAGCTTCTCCGAGGCCTCGCGGCGCCCAGCTTCCATGAGCAGTGACGGCCTCGCTGGAGACGCGGACCACA TGAAGAGGAAGCCTTGGACGTCTCTGTCCAGCGAGTCGGTGTCCTGCCCCCAGGGATCTCTGAGCCCCGTGGCCTCCCTGATACAG
- the CDC42BPG gene encoding serine/threonine-protein kinase MRCK gamma isoform X4 — MERRLRALERLARCEAGGGPGLDGLLDLLLGLHQELSSAPLRRERNVAQFLNWVSPFIAKVKELQLQRDDFEILKVIGRGAFGEVAVVRQRDSGQIFAMKMLHKWEMLKRAETACFREERDVLVKGDSRWVTALHYAFQDEEYLYLVMDYYAGGDLLTLLSRFEDRLPPEMAQFYLAEMVLAIHSLHQLGYVHRDVKPDNVLLDMNGHIRLADFGSCLRLNNSGMVDSSVAVGTPDYISPEILQAMEEGRGHYGPQCDWWSLGVCAYELLFGETPFYAESLVETYGKIMNHEDHLQFPPDAPDVPASAQDLIRQLLCRQEERLGHGGLDDFRNHPFFEGVDWERLATSTAPYIPEVRGPMDTSNFDVDDDTLNHPGTLPPPSHGTFLGHHLPFVGFTYTSGSLGPESSSEQLAALERKLRCLEQEKVELSRKLQEALQTPSDHRELEQLRKEVQTLQDRLSETLRDSKVDGHPAGSSGQDSDLRQERDQLLQELVEARAGLRAQEQELCRAQGWQEELLQKLQEAQEREVAMASETQALNSQLEEAWDAQRELQAQVATLSQEVTQLQRQQERSLEKEAPQIKTIHTASETNGTGLPEGSRPQEAQLRQEVAALRVQLEQARGHGPSGKEAALRRLQEENQQLSREQQRLVDELEREQQSKQRLEGEQRETESNWEAQIADILSWVNDEKVSRGYLQALATKMAEELESLRNVGTQTLPARPLDHQWKARRLQKMEASARLELQSALEAEIRAKQGLQERLTQVQEAQLRAESRLQEVERQNQGLQQELATLREELRAHGPGDTKPSNSLIPFLSFRSSEDSTKDPGVSGEALKPRLEPELRPEGRRSLRLGTVFPRTPAATTPPAEGPPAKPGSHTLRPRSFPSPTKCLHCTSLMLGLGRQGLGCDACGYFCHSTCAPQAPPCPVPPDLLHTALGVHPETGTGTAYEGFLSVPRPSGVRRGWQRVFAALSDSRLLLFDAPDPRLSPASGALLQALDLRDPQFSATPVLASDVIHAQSKDLPRIFRVTASQLTVPPATCTVLLLAESEGERERWLQVLGELQQLLLDARPRPRPVYTLKEAYDNGLPLLPHALCAAIIDQKRLALGTEEGLFVIHLHSNDIFQVGECRRVQRLAVTPTAGLLVVLCGRGPSVRLFALAELENVEASGAKIPESRGCQALAAGRILQARTPVLCVAVKRQVLCYQLGPGPGPWQRRIRELQAPAPVQSLGLLGDRLCVGAAGTFTLYPLLNEAAPLALGASLVPEELLPSRGGLGEALGAVELSLSEFLLLFTTAGVYVDSAGRKSRIQELLWPAVPTGWGYAAPYLTVFSENAIDVFDVRRAEWVQTVPLKKVRPLNPEGSLFLFGTEKVRLTYLRNPLADTDEFDIPNLTDNSRRQLFRTKSKRRFFFRVSEEQLQQQRREMLKDPFVRSKLISTPTNFNHLVHVGPADGRPSARDLPPAPEEKGLGARSSGPQRPHSFSEASRRPASMSSDGLAGDADHMKRKPWTSLSSESVSCPQGSLSPVASLIQVSERPRSLPPAPESESSP, encoded by the exons ATGGAGCGGCGGTTGCGCGCGCTGGAGCGGCTGGCGCGGTGCGAGGCCGGCGGCGGCCCGGGGCTCGACGGCCTCCTGGATCTGCTGCTGGGGCTGCACCAAGAGCTCAGCAGCGCCCCCCTGCGGCGGGAGCGCAACGTGGCGCAGTTCCTGAACTGGG TCAGCCCCTTCATAGCAAAGGTGAAAGAGCTGCAGCTGCAGAGAGATGACTTTGAGATCTTGAAGGTGATCGGCCGAGGGGCCTTCGGGGAG GTCGCTGTGGTGAGGCAGAGGGACAGTGGCCAGATTTTTGCCATGAAAATGTTGCACAAGTGGGAGATGCTGAAGAGGGCCGAG ACGGCCTGTTTCCGGGAGGAGCGGGACGTTCTGGTGAAGGGGGACAGCCGCTGGGTGACCGCTCTGCATTACGCCTTCCAAGATGAGGAGTACCTG TACCTGGTGATGGACTACTACGCTGGAGGGGACCTCCTCACTCTGCTGAGCCGCTTTGAGGACCGTCTCCCGCCCGAGATGGCCCAGTTCTACCTGGCCGAGATGGTGCTGGCCATCCACTCGCTGCATCAGCTGGGCTACGTCCACAG GGACGTCAAGCCGGACAATGTCCTGCTGGACATGAACGGGCACATCCGCTTGGCCGACTTTGGCTCCTGCCTACGGCTCAACAACAGTGGCATG GTGGATTCGTCGGTGGCAGTGGGGACGCCCGACTACATCTCCCCTGAGATCCTGCAGGCcatggaggagggcaggggccacTACGGCCCACAGTGTGACTGGTGGTCCCTGGGGGTCTGTGCCTACGAGCTGCTCTTTGGGGAGACGCCCTTCTACGCTGAATCCCTGGTGGAAACCTACGGCAAGATCATGAACCACGAG GACCACCTGCAGTTCCCCCCAGATGCGCCCGATGTGCCGGCCAGTGCCCAAGACCTGATCCGCCAGCTGCTGTGCCGCCAGGAGGAGCGTCTGGGCCACGGAGGGCTGGACGACTTCCGGAACCACCCCTTCTTCGAAGGTGTGGACTGGGAGCGGCTGGCGACGAGCACTGCCCCTTACATCCCCGAGGTTCGCGGGCCCATGGACACCTCCAACTTCGACGTGGATGACGACACCCTCAACCATCCA GGGACCCTGCCGCCACCCTCCCACGGGACCTTCTTAGGCCACCACCTGCCATTCGTGGGTTTCACCTATACCTCAGGCAG TCTGGGCCCTGAGAGCAGTTCTGAGCAGTTGGCTGCCCTGGAGCGGAAGCTCCGCTGTTTGGAGCAGGAGAAGGTGGAGCTGAGCCGGAAGCTCCAAG AGGCTCTGCAGACCCCCTCAGACCATCGGGAGCTGGAGCAGCTACGGAAGGAAGTGCAGACTCTGCAGGACAGGCTGTCAG AGACGCTGAGGGACAGCAAGGTGGACGGGCACCCGGCTGGTAGCTCAGGCCAGGACAGTGACCTGCGGCAGGAGAGAGACCAGCTCCTCCAG GAGCTGGTTGAGGCTCGGGCAGGGCTGCGGGCGCAGGAGCAGGAGCTGTGCAGGGCCCAGGGGTGGCAGGAGGAGCTGCTCCAGAAGCTGCAGGAGGCCCAGGAGAGAGAGGTGGCCATGGCCAGCGAGACCCAGGCCCTGAACTCCCAGCTGGAGGAAGCCTGGGATGCCCAGAGGGAG CTGCAGGCCCAGGTGGCCACCCTGAGCCAGGAGGTGACGCAGCTCCAGAGACAGCAGGAACGAAGCCTGGAGAAGGAGGCTCCCCAGATCAAG ACCATCCACACCGCCTCTGAGACCAACGGCACAGGATTGCCTGAGGGCAGCAGGCCTCAGGAAGCACAGCTGAGGCAGGAGGTAGCTGCCCTGCGTGTGCAGCTGGAGCAGGCCCGCGGCCACGG GCCGAGTGGGAAGGAGGCGGCTCTGCGGCGGCTGCAGGAGGAGAACCAGCAGCTGAGCCGCGAGCAGCAGCGG CTGGTGGACGAGCTGGAGCGGGAGCAGCAGAGCAAGCAGAGACTGGAGGGCGAGCAGCGGGAGACGGAGAGCAACTGGGAGGCCCAGATCGCGGACATCCTCAGCTG GGTGAATGACGAGAAGGTGTCAAGAGGCTACCTGCAGGCGCTGGCCACCAAGATGGCCGAGGAGCTGGAGTCCTTGCGGAACGTGGGCACCCAGACTCTCCCTGCCCGGCCGCTG GATCACCAGTGGAAGGCACGGCGGCTGCAGAAGATGGAGGCGTCAGCCAGGCTGGAGCTGCAGTCAGCACTTGAGGCCGAGATACGGGCCAAGCAGGGCCTGCAGGAGCGGCTGACGCAGGTGCAGGAGGCCCAGCTGCGGGCTGAGAG CCGTCTGCAGGAGGTCGAGAGGCAGAACCAGGGCCTGCAGCAGGAGCTGGCTACCCTCCGGGAGGAGCTGCGGGCCCATGGGCCGGGGG ACACCAAGCCCTCAAACTCCCTGATTCCCTTCCTGTCCTTCCGGAGCTCAGAG GATTCCACCAAGGACCCCGGCGTCTCAGGAGAGGCCCTGAAGCCTAGGCTGGAGCCCGAGCTGAGGCCAGAGGGCCGCCGCAGCCTGCGCCTGGGG ACTGTGTTCCCCAGAACGCCTGCTGCTACCACACCCCCTGCAGAAGGTCCTCCTGCAAAG cctggctCACACACGCTGCGCCCCCGGAGCTTCCCATCCCCCACCAAGTGTCTCCACTGCACCTCGCTGATGCTGGGCCTGGGCCGCCAGGGCCTGGGCTGTGACG CTTGCGGCTACTTCTGTCACTCGACTTGTGCCCCACAGGCCCCACCCTGCCCCGTGCCCCCTGACCTCCTCCACACGGCCCTGGGAGTGCACCCTGAAACGGGCACGGGCACCGCCTACGAGGGCTTCTTGTCG GTGCCACGGCCCTCGGGTGTCCGGCGGGGCTGGCAGCGAGTGTTTGCTGCCCTCAGTGACTCGCGCCTGCTGCTCTTTGATGCCCCAGACCCGAGGCTCAGCCCAGCCAGCGGGGCCCTCCTGCAGGCACTGGATCTGAG GGACCCGCAGTTCTCGGCCACCCCTGTCCTGGCCTCGGATGTTATCCACGCCCAATCCAAGGACCTGCCCCGAATCTTTAGG GTGACGGCCTCCCAGCTGACGGTGCCGCCTGCCACGTGCACCGTGCTGCTGTTGGCGGAGAGCGAGGGCGAGCGGGAGCGCTGGCTGCAGGTGCTGGGCGAGCTGCAGCAGCTGCTGCTGGACGCACGGCCCAGGCCCCGGCCGGTGTACACGCTCAAGGAGGCCTACGACAACGGGCTGCCGCTGCTGCCCCACGCGCTCTGCGCCGCCATCATCG aCCAGAAACGGCTTGCTCTGGGCACTGAGGAGGGGCTGTTTGTGATCCACCTGCACAGCAACG ACATCTTCCAGGTGGGTGAGTGCCGGCGGGTGCAGCGGCTGGCTGTGACCCCCACCGCGGGCCTTCTGGTCGTGTTGTGCGGCCGCGGCCCCAGCGTGCGCCTCTTTGCCCTGGCCGAGCTGGAGAATGTGGAGGCATCAGGTGCCAAGATCCCCGAGTCTCGAGGCTGCCAGGCCCTGGCAGCCGGGCGCATCCTGCAGGCCCGCACCCCCGTGCTCTGTGTCGCAGTCAAGCGCCAGGTGCTCTGCTACCAACTGGGTCCAGGCCCGGGGCCCTGGCAGCGCCGCATCCGCGAGCTGCAGGCACCAGCACCTGTGCAGAGCCTGGGGCTGCTGGGTGACCGGCTGTGCGTGGGCGCGGCCGGCACCTTCACCCTCTACCCGCTGCTCAACGAGGCTGCGCCCTTAGCGCTGGGAGCCAGTCTGGTGCCTGAGGAGCTGCTCCCATCCCGCGGGGGCCTGGGTGAGGCCCTGGGCGCTGTGGAGCTCAGTCTCAGTGAGTTCCTGCTGCTCTTCACCACCGCCGGGGTCTATGTGGACAGCGCCGGCCGCAAGTCTCGCATCCAAGAGCTGCTGTGGCCAGCAGTGCCCACGGGTTGGG GTTACGCAGCCCCCTACCTGACAGTGTTTAGCGAGAATGCCATCGATGTGTTTGATGTGAGGAGAGCAGAATGGGTCCAGACGGTGCCACTCAAGAAG GTGCGACCCCTGAACCCAGAGGGCTCCCTGTTCCTCTTTGGCACCGAGAAGGTCCGCCTGACCTACCTCAGGAACCCGCTGGCAG ATACGGACGAGTTCGACATCCCCAACCTCACCGACAACAGCCGGCGCCAGCTGTTCCGCACCAAGAGCAAGCGCCGCTTCTTCTTCCGCGTGTCGGaggagcagctgcagcagcagcgcaG GGAGATGCTGAAGGACCCTTTTGTGCGCTCCAAGCTCATCTCAACGCCCACCAACTTCAACCACCTGGTGCACGTGGGCCCTGCAGACGGAAGGCCCAGCGCCAGGGACCTGCCCCCA GCTCCGGAAGAGAAGGGCCTAGGTGCCCGCAGCTCTGGCCCGCAGCGGCCCCACAGCTTCTCCGAGGCCTCGCGGCGCCCAGCTTCCATGAGCAGTGACGGCCTCGCTGGAGACGCGGACCACA TGAAGAGGAAGCCTTGGACGTCTCTGTCCAGCGAGTCGGTGTCCTGCCCCCAGGGATCTCTGAGCCCCGTGGCCTCCCTGATACAG